The following coding sequences are from one Dyadobacter chenhuakuii window:
- a CDS encoding DUF6970 domain-containing protein, whose amino-acid sequence MLFSCSDNDIAQDTPSCVKKIIEDLKNGEVDNPPAKIYRYQYEGRTVYYIPAKCCDIPSVLLDDNCHSICSPDGGLGGAGNGTCTDFHKKATDQKLIWEDKRGK is encoded by the coding sequence TTGCTATTTAGCTGTTCTGACAATGACATCGCACAGGACACGCCAAGCTGTGTCAAAAAGATCATTGAGGATCTCAAAAACGGAGAGGTCGATAATCCCCCAGCAAAGATCTACCGCTATCAATATGAGGGTCGCACAGTTTATTATATCCCTGCCAAATGCTGCGATATTCCCAGCGTTCTCCTCGATGATAATTGTCACTCAATATGTAGTCCCGATGGCGGACTTGGAGGAGCCGGTAACGGCACGTGCACTGATTTTCATAAGAAAGCCACCGATCAGAAGCTTATCTGGGAAGACAAGCGTGGAAAGTAA
- a CDS encoding SOS response-associated peptidase codes for MCVYNGQRVTKVEFIELKKLEKAIKDIDALKRPVVNAIECAPLAVIKPTLDKTNFDIVTMEWSFLPSNVRNRDQAKEFRKKYDTENAKGEELLLIGENGKEKMFRKSALERRCLIISDRYYEWRHIYRKNKRTGENLKTPDKFPYQIMVKDRPYFYIAGVYNNWTDQDSGENVDTIAMVTTAANELAAKVHNSKERMPTILPDDLAWEWAMEDLTEQRITELATYQMPQELMVAETINQKFQQSPTEIPYLVTYPEIEALDNPGSFKPAQMSLF; via the coding sequence ATGTGTGTTTACAACGGTCAGAGGGTAACCAAGGTTGAATTTATCGAGTTGAAGAAACTGGAAAAGGCTATTAAAGACATTGATGCTTTGAAAAGGCCGGTTGTAAATGCAATCGAGTGCGCCCCGCTTGCGGTGATTAAACCAACGCTTGATAAAACCAATTTTGACATCGTGACGATGGAATGGAGCTTTCTGCCAAGCAACGTACGTAATAGGGATCAAGCGAAAGAATTCCGAAAAAAATATGATACCGAAAATGCGAAAGGGGAGGAGCTGCTTTTGATCGGTGAAAACGGTAAGGAGAAAATGTTCCGCAAATCGGCCCTGGAGCGTAGATGCTTGATCATCTCGGACCGGTATTACGAGTGGCGGCATATTTACAGGAAAAATAAAAGGACTGGCGAAAACCTTAAAACCCCCGATAAGTTTCCCTACCAGATCATGGTTAAAGACCGGCCGTATTTTTACATTGCTGGTGTCTATAATAACTGGACAGATCAGGATAGCGGGGAGAACGTGGATACAATTGCAATGGTTACCACGGCCGCAAACGAGCTTGCCGCCAAAGTCCACAATTCAAAGGAACGGATGCCAACGATACTTCCAGACGATTTGGCATGGGAGTGGGCCATGGAAGATCTTACCGAGCAGCGTATTACAGAACTTGCTACCTACCAAATGCCACAGGAGCTGATGGTAGCAGAGACGATCAATCAAAAATTTCAGCAAAGCCCAACAGAAATACCGTACTTGGTAACATATCCTGAAATTGAGGCCTTAGATAATCCAGGCTCGTTTAAGCCAGCCCAGATGTCTCTATTTTAA
- the thpR gene encoding RNA 2',3'-cyclic phosphodiesterase: protein MRRNRLFIGVAVGLDTAEQIQQHLPDLAFLRRQAPGNYHITLLFLGTVNELAVVVDRFESISFDSFTISIDSIQGFYQNDKLQGVYLNVADDLEALTDLNNQVKALFAEYSSQQYPTFVPHITLCRNLKGAEIKQAEAIIGHKFSEAIRFEALKIVLYDSFNLGFASQYTHVASVGANP, encoded by the coding sequence ATGAGGCGTAATCGTTTATTTATTGGTGTGGCAGTTGGCCTTGACACCGCAGAACAAATTCAACAGCACCTCCCTGATCTGGCTTTTCTCAGAAGGCAGGCACCGGGAAACTATCACATTACACTTTTATTTTTGGGTACTGTCAATGAATTGGCGGTAGTAGTGGACCGTTTCGAATCTATTAGCTTCGATTCATTTACCATTTCAATTGATAGTATTCAAGGGTTCTATCAAAACGATAAGCTTCAAGGTGTATATCTTAACGTTGCTGACGACTTAGAGGCGCTAACAGACTTAAACAATCAAGTGAAAGCTTTATTTGCTGAATATAGCAGCCAGCAATACCCCACCTTTGTACCCCATATTACTTTGTGCCGCAACTTAAAGGGTGCAGAAATTAAACAGGCCGAAGCTATTATCGGCCACAAATTTTCAGAAGCTATTCGATTTGAAGCACTCAAAATTGTGCTGTATGATAGTTTCAATTTAGGATTCGCCTCGCAATACACTCATGTTGCTTCGGTAGGTGCCAACCCGTAA
- a CDS encoding XRE family transcriptional regulator, which produces MTSAKFFFHTNIRFLRDRKRLTQDDFSQKLGLTRVKLASLEAGRTENPTAADLMKFSDFFHISIDTLFRVDLTKLSELKLRELESGSDVYITGSNLRVLAISTDQTSKENVEYVPIKAKAGYRHGYADPDFIAKLPKFSMPNLPAGGTFRMFPTIGDSMLPLPEGSDVICQFVEDWTLLKPGTLCIAMLRGEQDFVFKRLTVDPVNKTVLLESLNPLYEPYQVVASDVLEIWKYHSYQSKDLPEPVSQMHHIAQTVNEILERMKVVEEKVGGSV; this is translated from the coding sequence ATGACAAGCGCAAAATTTTTTTTCCACACCAACATCCGTTTTTTGCGCGACCGCAAGCGGCTGACCCAGGATGATTTTTCACAAAAGCTTGGTTTAACCCGTGTTAAGCTGGCTTCCCTTGAAGCAGGAAGGACAGAAAACCCCACCGCAGCTGACCTGATGAAATTTTCAGATTTCTTTCATATCAGCATTGACACGCTTTTCCGCGTTGACCTTACCAAACTCTCAGAGTTGAAGCTGCGAGAACTGGAATCAGGAAGTGATGTCTACATTACCGGTAGCAATTTGCGGGTACTGGCTATTTCAACGGATCAGACAAGTAAAGAAAATGTCGAGTATGTGCCCATCAAAGCGAAGGCAGGTTATCGTCATGGGTATGCTGACCCGGACTTCATTGCCAAGCTTCCCAAGTTTTCTATGCCTAACCTTCCTGCTGGCGGCACCTTCCGGATGTTCCCAACGATTGGTGATTCCATGCTGCCACTTCCCGAAGGATCTGATGTGATTTGTCAGTTTGTGGAAGACTGGACACTTTTAAAGCCAGGCACACTATGCATTGCCATGCTGCGCGGGGAGCAGGATTTTGTCTTCAAAAGGCTCACTGTTGATCCGGTCAATAAAACAGTGCTTTTAGAATCACTCAACCCATTGTATGAGCCTTACCAGGTGGTGGCCAGTGACGTGTTGGAAATATGGAAATACCATAGCTATCAGTCCAAGGACCTGCCAGAGCCTGTTTCCCAGATGCACCACATTGCCCAGACGGTCAATGAGATATTAGAGCGGATGAAAGTTGTGGAAGAAAAAGTGGGTGGATCTGTATGA
- a CDS encoding ImuA family protein, producing METATDKNELITRLRAEILSLQGIRVASHHKQMGTGLGPIQDAFPQGAFPVGAMHEFISTDQRQSAATSGFMAALAGFIMKQDGICLWVGMHRTVFPPALSFFGVAPERVIFIDVKKERDLLWMIEEGLRCQALSAVVGQVQEIGLTASRRLQLACEQSRVTGLLHRINPRSMNPVAAVCRWQVTPLPTEGQNELPGVGHPRWNVQLLKIRNGQPGSWQVEWRNQNLKSIITQDSQHTGELLQVG from the coding sequence ATGGAAACTGCAACTGATAAAAATGAGCTGATTACCAGGCTGAGAGCCGAAATCCTTTCCTTGCAGGGCATACGTGTGGCTTCACACCATAAACAGATGGGGACAGGATTAGGACCAATCCAGGATGCCTTTCCCCAGGGGGCATTTCCAGTTGGGGCTATGCACGAATTTATCAGTACGGACCAGCGGCAATCCGCAGCAACCAGCGGTTTTATGGCCGCCCTTGCAGGTTTTATAATGAAGCAGGATGGTATCTGCCTTTGGGTCGGGATGCACAGGACTGTTTTCCCACCAGCTTTAAGCTTCTTTGGGGTAGCACCTGAAAGGGTTATATTTATTGACGTCAAAAAGGAGCGTGACCTGCTCTGGATGATTGAGGAAGGGCTTCGTTGCCAGGCGCTTTCAGCAGTAGTAGGGCAGGTACAAGAAATTGGGCTAACTGCATCCCGGCGGCTTCAACTTGCCTGCGAGCAGAGTAGGGTGACCGGCCTTTTGCATAGGATAAATCCACGTAGTATGAACCCGGTTGCCGCCGTCTGCCGGTGGCAGGTTACCCCGCTGCCGACAGAAGGGCAAAACGAGCTTCCAGGGGTAGGGCATCCCCGCTGGAATGTGCAGCTGCTAAAAATCCGCAACGGCCAGCCAGGCAGCTGGCAGGTAGAATGGCGAAATCAGAATTTAAAATCCATCATAACGCAGGATAGCCAGCATACGGGCGAGCTGCTTCAAGTAGGGTAG
- a CDS encoding Y-family DNA polymerase, which yields MLKRPELAGTPFVLAAPSRGRVVVKAASPQARGCGIVEGMVVADARAVLPSLEVIEDDSELAGKLLAALAKWALRYTPLAGVDLDDGLILDATGCTHLWGGEMAYLKDIVARLKGSGYDARAAMADTIAAAWAVCRYGKSERIVAPGAQLDALLALPPTALRLEQITLEKMHKLGFYQIKSFVYIAPSVLKRRFGQALLDRLGQALGHVHEAFEPIQPPEPFTERLPCLEPIRTAPGIEIAMQKLLEMLCSRLVKEGQGVRKAVLKCYRIDGEMRQVEIGTSFASCSAGHLFKLFELKIPTIEPALGIELFVLEAPIVEPLGEQQDQLFNIGAANKWVEIAELLDRLVARAGPDISHRYLPAQHYWPERCTVEAASLKEQPQTTWRIDRPRPVHLLPEPQRVEVSAPVPDYPPMLFRYQGEVHKIKRADGPERIEQEWWIQQGLHRDYYTVEDEAGARFWIFRLGHYQDDNKPEWFIHGYFA from the coding sequence GTGCTAAAACGGCCGGAGCTGGCAGGCACCCCTTTTGTTCTGGCTGCGCCCAGCCGCGGCCGGGTTGTTGTCAAAGCAGCCAGCCCACAGGCCAGGGGCTGCGGGATTGTGGAAGGCATGGTAGTGGCAGATGCGCGGGCTGTTTTGCCCTCGTTGGAGGTGATCGAAGACGATTCCGAGCTGGCAGGGAAACTTCTGGCTGCCCTTGCCAAATGGGCGCTACGCTACACGCCACTTGCAGGGGTTGACCTTGATGATGGATTGATCCTGGATGCAACCGGCTGCACGCATTTATGGGGTGGTGAGATGGCTTACCTCAAAGACATCGTCGCCCGCTTGAAAGGCAGTGGTTATGATGCGCGCGCAGCCATGGCAGATACGATCGCTGCTGCGTGGGCTGTTTGCCGGTACGGTAAATCCGAGCGTATCGTTGCACCTGGCGCGCAGCTTGATGCACTGCTGGCCTTGCCGCCCACGGCACTGCGTTTAGAGCAGATCACGCTCGAAAAGATGCATAAGCTTGGGTTTTATCAGATCAAGAGCTTTGTTTATATTGCCCCATCTGTGCTTAAAAGGCGTTTCGGGCAAGCACTTTTGGACAGGCTAGGGCAGGCGCTTGGCCATGTCCATGAAGCCTTCGAGCCGATCCAACCACCTGAGCCATTTACTGAGCGCTTGCCTTGCCTGGAACCGATCCGCACCGCACCAGGCATTGAGATTGCCATGCAAAAGCTGCTGGAAATGCTGTGCAGCCGGCTTGTCAAAGAAGGGCAGGGGGTTCGCAAAGCGGTACTGAAATGCTACCGGATTGACGGTGAAATGCGGCAAGTGGAGATTGGCACCAGCTTTGCCAGTTGCAGCGCCGGGCACTTGTTTAAACTCTTTGAGCTAAAAATCCCAACCATTGAGCCGGCATTGGGCATTGAGCTTTTTGTATTGGAGGCACCGATAGTAGAACCGCTTGGAGAGCAGCAAGACCAGCTCTTTAATATAGGTGCGGCAAACAAATGGGTGGAAATTGCAGAGCTCCTTGACCGCCTGGTTGCAAGGGCAGGCCCCGACATTAGCCATCGCTACCTGCCCGCCCAGCACTACTGGCCAGAGCGCTGCACCGTTGAAGCAGCCTCTTTAAAAGAGCAGCCGCAGACTACCTGGCGCATTGACCGGCCCCGGCCCGTGCATTTGCTACCAGAACCCCAGAGGGTAGAAGTCTCAGCCCCCGTTCCGGATTACCCGCCCATGCTTTTCCGCTATCAGGGAGAAGTCCACAAGATAAAAAGGGCAGATGGTCCCGAGCGAATTGAACAAGAATGGTGGATCCAGCAGGGCCTGCACCGCGATTACTATACCGTCGAAGATGAAGCAGGGGCCCGCTTCTGGATATTCAGGCTCGGCCACTACCAGGATGATAACAAACCTGAATGGTTTATACATGGATATTTCGCATAA
- a CDS encoding error-prone DNA polymerase — MAYTELQVTTNFSFLRGGSHPEELVEYASAIGYKKIAITDRNTLAGIVRAHAAAREKDIQIIPAARLDLIDGPSLLAYPTDKLAYARLSGLLSTGNLRTEKGKCALYRRDVYAHSEGIIFIAVAPDELNADFDFEPGFERALKDYRAALGDQLYISACRGYMGNDAKKLYRLSQIADRLGIPLVATNDVHYHHPERRQLQDILTCIREKCTIYNAGFLLHQNAERYLKPEKEMVRLFRAYPDAIRRSQQIADACQFTLDSLKYVYPEEITSEGRTPQEELTYLAWKGARDFYGEQLPDKVVNAINHEMKFIEEMDYAAYFLTVYDIVRFARQKGILCQGRGSAANSTVCFCLGITSVDPTKFDLLFERFISSARNEPPDIDVDFEHERREEVIQYIYEKYGRDRSAIVATVTQQHQKGAIRDVAKAMGMSVDAINRLSGSIWEFTDEWFEGKRITEQGFNADDPHLVKVLDLTRQFMGFPRQLGQHTGGFVITQGKITDLCPILNARMPGRTNIEWNKDDIDTLGFLKIDVLALGMLTCIRKAFDLASEHYGLSLTLANVPQDDPVVYDMIGHADTIGVFQIESRAQQSMLPRMKPKDFYDLVIEVAIVRPGPIQGDMVHPYLRRRNGEEAVEYPSKELEAILGRTLGVPLFQEQAMKIAIVAAGFTPAEADKLRRSMATFKLSGMVSQFEKKLIDGMTSRGYSEDYAKRIFRQLEGFGSYGFPESHAASFALLVYVSCWLKCYYPDVFAAALLNSMPMGFYQPAQIIIDARKHGVVVKPVDVNLSYWDNMLEPAEGKYKVIRLGFRQVKGIRQDEMELLVAARSEPYASIHLVRDAGVSQGAIEKLADADAFVSMGLDRRRAMWEATALADRPFGLFTGQQSQSAFEQPVELPKLTPAEHVVQDYASTSLSLKAHPVSFVRQQLIAKRVVATQGLSSRKAGTIVRVAGLVLVRQRPGTAGGVCFITIEDETGVANLVVFQHLFEKYRKEILRARLLMVEGKLQIEGEVVHVIVRHCYDASPMLRELNAASGEDPDVQTLSRADEKDEYASAAVNKKTQVRMKDVQLEIFPSGRNFK, encoded by the coding sequence ATGGCTTATACTGAATTACAGGTAACGACAAATTTCAGCTTTCTCAGGGGCGGCTCGCATCCCGAGGAACTGGTCGAATATGCATCTGCGATTGGCTATAAGAAAATAGCCATCACCGACCGCAACACTTTGGCCGGGATCGTGCGCGCCCATGCTGCGGCGCGTGAGAAGGATATTCAGATCATCCCCGCAGCGCGGCTTGATTTGATTGATGGCCCAAGCCTTCTTGCATACCCAACAGATAAGCTGGCCTATGCCCGGCTGTCTGGACTTCTTTCAACGGGTAACCTGCGGACAGAGAAAGGCAAATGCGCACTTTACCGAAGAGATGTATACGCGCATAGCGAAGGGATCATATTCATAGCCGTTGCACCTGATGAGCTCAATGCAGATTTTGATTTTGAACCTGGCTTTGAAAGGGCGCTTAAAGACTACCGCGCTGCGCTAGGTGATCAGCTTTACATTTCGGCCTGCCGGGGTTACATGGGCAACGATGCCAAAAAGCTTTACCGCCTTTCGCAAATTGCTGACCGACTTGGCATCCCGCTCGTGGCTACCAACGATGTGCACTATCACCATCCCGAGCGCCGGCAGTTACAGGATATTTTAACCTGTATCCGTGAAAAGTGTACGATCTATAATGCAGGCTTTTTGCTGCACCAAAATGCAGAGCGGTACCTGAAACCAGAGAAAGAGATGGTGCGCCTGTTCAGGGCATACCCAGATGCAATAAGACGCAGTCAGCAGATCGCCGATGCATGCCAGTTCACGCTTGACAGTTTGAAATACGTATATCCAGAAGAGATCACCAGTGAAGGCCGCACGCCGCAGGAAGAACTTACCTATCTGGCATGGAAAGGGGCCAGGGATTTTTATGGTGAGCAGCTGCCGGACAAGGTGGTAAATGCCATAAACCATGAAATGAAATTCATTGAAGAGATGGATTATGCAGCCTACTTTTTGACTGTATATGATATTGTGCGGTTTGCGCGTCAGAAAGGTATCTTATGCCAGGGGCGTGGCTCGGCGGCCAACTCGACCGTCTGTTTTTGCTTGGGAATTACGAGTGTGGATCCAACCAAGTTTGATCTGTTGTTTGAGCGCTTTATTTCATCGGCGCGAAACGAGCCGCCTGATATTGATGTGGACTTTGAGCATGAACGGCGCGAGGAAGTCATACAGTACATTTATGAAAAGTATGGACGTGACCGTTCGGCAATTGTCGCCACGGTGACCCAGCAGCACCAGAAAGGGGCGATCCGTGATGTGGCCAAAGCCATGGGCATGTCTGTCGATGCCATTAACCGGCTCTCTGGCTCAATTTGGGAATTTACAGACGAATGGTTTGAAGGTAAGCGCATCACTGAGCAGGGCTTTAATGCCGATGACCCGCATTTGGTTAAAGTGCTGGATTTGACACGCCAGTTTATGGGCTTTCCCCGGCAGCTGGGCCAGCATACGGGCGGCTTTGTGATCACGCAGGGCAAGATCACAGATCTTTGCCCGATCCTGAATGCCAGGATGCCGGGACGTACTAACATTGAATGGAACAAGGATGATATCGATACGCTTGGTTTTCTTAAAATTGATGTTCTGGCACTAGGGATGTTGACCTGCATCCGGAAAGCGTTTGATTTGGCTAGCGAGCATTACGGTCTTTCCCTGACGCTTGCTAATGTGCCCCAGGATGACCCGGTGGTCTATGATATGATCGGGCACGCGGACACTATTGGTGTGTTTCAGATTGAAAGCCGCGCGCAGCAATCCATGCTGCCGCGGATGAAACCCAAAGATTTCTATGATCTGGTTATTGAGGTCGCCATCGTAAGGCCCGGGCCCATTCAGGGGGATATGGTGCACCCGTATTTGCGACGCCGGAATGGAGAAGAAGCTGTCGAGTATCCATCCAAAGAGCTGGAAGCGATCCTGGGGCGAACGCTGGGCGTACCACTCTTTCAGGAGCAGGCCATGAAAATCGCCATTGTAGCCGCAGGCTTCACGCCGGCAGAAGCCGACAAGTTGCGCCGCAGCATGGCAACCTTTAAACTGAGCGGGATGGTTTCGCAATTTGAAAAGAAGCTGATCGATGGTATGACGTCGCGTGGCTACTCGGAAGATTATGCTAAAAGGATCTTCCGGCAGCTGGAAGGCTTTGGAAGCTACGGGTTTCCCGAAAGCCATGCGGCAAGTTTCGCCCTTTTGGTCTATGTGTCTTGCTGGCTCAAATGCTATTACCCAGATGTCTTTGCTGCTGCGCTGCTTAACAGTATGCCCATGGGTTTTTACCAGCCTGCCCAAATCATTATTGATGCCCGAAAGCATGGGGTTGTGGTAAAGCCCGTCGATGTGAATTTGTCTTATTGGGACAACATGCTGGAACCAGCCGAAGGGAAATATAAAGTGATCAGGCTGGGTTTCCGGCAGGTAAAAGGGATCAGGCAAGATGAAATGGAGCTGCTGGTTGCGGCAAGATCCGAGCCTTATGCATCCATTCATTTGGTTCGTGATGCGGGCGTCTCCCAGGGTGCCATTGAAAAGCTTGCTGATGCCGATGCATTTGTCTCAATGGGTCTAGACCGCAGGCGGGCTATGTGGGAAGCAACGGCGCTGGCTGACCGGCCGTTTGGCCTTTTTACCGGTCAGCAGTCGCAAAGCGCATTCGAGCAGCCAGTCGAGCTTCCAAAGCTTACCCCGGCTGAACATGTCGTGCAGGATTATGCATCCACTTCCCTTTCGCTTAAAGCGCATCCGGTAAGCTTTGTGCGGCAGCAGCTTATAGCCAAACGCGTCGTTGCAACCCAGGGTCTTTCCAGCCGTAAAGCGGGAACGATTGTCCGTGTAGCAGGCCTGGTGCTGGTCAGGCAAAGGCCCGGGACAGCTGGTGGGGTTTGCTTCATTACCATCGAGGACGAGACCGGCGTAGCCAACCTGGTTGTCTTTCAACACCTTTTTGAAAAGTACCGCAAGGAAATCCTGCGCGCGCGGCTTTTGATGGTAGAAGGCAAGTTGCAGATTGAAGGTGAAGTTGTCCATGTGATCGTCCGTCACTGCTATGATGCATCCCCAATGCTTCGCGAGCTCAATGCTGCTAGCGGCGAAGATCCGGACGTGCAAACGCTTTCCCGTGCTGACGAAAAAGATGAATACGCGTCAGCGGCCGTGAACAAGAAAACGCAGGTAAGAATGAAAGACGTCCAATTGGAAATCTTCCCATCAGGCCGCAATTTCAAATAA
- a CDS encoding DUF4241 domain-containing protein, translating into MKPELDYLEFISKCFINGHHIQMPIEIPSNPSVNIFFANTQVGNLRVKSGQLVAADALEVDSVTPFDMLFPVGEFPVQLSLMKVEGDERIAFSRILFSEEHSVRIDMATKLVKNDESDEFSVDSGTACYLDITVLGDLDQITDDDEDWFEKIEKKMNDNYEHTRSWYLLELGTSNIAFFTAGFGDGTYKSYVTYDANNNITQLITDFNLFVN; encoded by the coding sequence ATGAAGCCTGAACTAGACTATTTAGAATTTATTAGTAAATGTTTCATAAACGGACACCATATTCAGATGCCCATTGAGATCCCATCAAACCCTTCAGTTAATATTTTTTTTGCGAACACCCAGGTTGGCAATCTTAGGGTTAAATCTGGCCAACTTGTTGCCGCTGATGCATTGGAGGTGGATTCGGTCACTCCGTTTGATATGCTATTCCCCGTTGGAGAATTTCCTGTTCAATTGTCCCTTATGAAAGTAGAAGGCGATGAGCGGATTGCGTTTTCCCGAATATTGTTCTCTGAGGAGCATAGCGTAAGAATAGACATGGCGACTAAGCTAGTGAAAAATGATGAAAGTGATGAATTTTCGGTTGATTCCGGTACGGCTTGTTATCTCGATATAACCGTCTTGGGTGATCTGGACCAAATTACTGACGACGATGAAGATTGGTTTGAGAAGATCGAAAAAAAGATGAATGACAACTATGAACATACCCGCAGCTGGTACCTGCTAGAACTTGGAACTTCTAATATAGCATTCTTCACTGCTGGGTTCGGCGATGGCACATACAAATCTTATGTCACCTATGATGCGAACAATAATATTACCCAATTAATCACCGACTTCAATTTGTTCGTAAATTAG